One part of the Phormidium ambiguum IAM M-71 genome encodes these proteins:
- a CDS encoding LCP family protein, with translation MLDTAEPINNGSESQSAKLSSETEKTTPIQRWQTVKNNAVKRIQSTAKNRHFFWGLVFGVTTAAAATLGVNAGIFAPLPFVGAEKQPRSLTDIVQKFAVHKMTRPVNILVMGVDRVPDAPTDSSAGLNGRSDTLLLLRLDPKNNSVKMLSIPRDTHVNNPFLSIDKINQANVDGGAALAAEVVSSTLDGVKIDRYVRVTTEAFRQLVDLVGGVEVFVPRKMQYKDVTQRLEIDLEPGLQTLNGEQAEQFARFRQDENGDIGRVQRQQLLLKSLRERLINPSILPRLPQIMSVMQNYVDTNINWEEMLALANFGLNLQQTDIKMVMLPGRFSETGEFGGRSYWVVDEEKRDRVMQEFFGVEVKEIAQDSDNNSTTSVRIAIQNASGQPNMSSRAAQYLRKLGFSNIYLIRDWPETQTKTQIIVQKGDIKAAEKLQSTLGMGAIEPASIGDIESDLTLRIGEDWTPETAANF, from the coding sequence ATGTTGGATACAGCAGAACCGATAAATAATGGTTCCGAATCTCAGTCGGCTAAGTTATCATCAGAAACGGAAAAAACTACTCCGATTCAGCGGTGGCAAACTGTAAAAAATAATGCAGTCAAGCGAATTCAATCAACTGCAAAAAATCGCCATTTTTTCTGGGGATTAGTATTTGGTGTTACGACCGCTGCTGCGGCTACTTTAGGAGTTAATGCGGGAATTTTTGCACCGTTACCTTTTGTTGGCGCAGAAAAGCAACCGCGATCGCTAACTGATATTGTCCAAAAGTTTGCGGTTCATAAAATGACGCGCCCAGTTAACATTTTAGTGATGGGAGTTGACCGAGTTCCTGATGCACCGACAGACTCATCTGCTGGTTTAAATGGTCGCAGCGATACACTGTTATTATTGCGTTTAGATCCGAAAAATAACTCGGTGAAAATGCTTTCTATTCCCCGCGATACTCATGTAAATAATCCATTTTTAAGCATTGATAAAATTAATCAAGCAAATGTCGATGGTGGTGCAGCTTTAGCCGCTGAAGTTGTTAGCAGCACTTTGGATGGAGTAAAGATCGATCGCTACGTTAGAGTAACAACAGAAGCTTTCCGCCAATTAGTTGATTTAGTCGGTGGAGTAGAAGTTTTTGTACCACGAAAAATGCAATATAAAGATGTAACTCAACGTTTAGAAATAGATTTAGAACCAGGTTTACAAACTCTAAATGGAGAGCAAGCAGAACAATTTGCGAGATTTCGTCAAGATGAAAATGGTGATATTGGGAGAGTACAAAGACAACAGTTATTATTAAAATCTTTAAGAGAACGGTTAATCAATCCTAGTATTTTGCCTCGTTTACCGCAAATTATGTCAGTTATGCAAAATTATGTCGATACTAATATTAATTGGGAAGAAATGCTAGCTTTGGCAAATTTTGGCCTGAACTTGCAACAAACTGATATTAAAATGGTGATGTTACCGGGAAGATTCAGTGAAACGGGAGAATTTGGTGGGCGCAGTTATTGGGTAGTTGATGAAGAAAAACGCGATCGCGTCATGCAAGAATTTTTCGGTGTAGAAGTTAAGGAAATTGCCCAAGATAGCGATAATAATTCCACAACTTCTGTTCGCATCGCTATTCAAAATGCTTCCGGTCAACCAAACATGAGTAGTCGCGCTGCCCAATATTTAAGAAAGTTAGGTTTCAGTAATATTTATTTAATTCGTGATTGGCCTGAAACGCAAACAAAAACCCAAATTATTGTGCAAAAAGGTGATATTAAAGCAGCAGAAAAATTACAATCAACTTTAGGAATGGGCGCAATCGAACCCGCTTCTATTGGTGATATCGAATCTGATTTAACTTTGCGGATAGGAGAAGATTGGACTCCAGAAACTGCGGCTAATTTTTAA
- a CDS encoding peptidoglycan-binding domain-containing protein yields MAFNINVLKLETIRKGSTGLYVTAWQQFLQSKSFSIGAADGVFGTVTETATRNYQERNSLPVNGVVDTTTYRKALEQGYLFFVPNRTANMILNYLNFGITEIRDLQRSLNVIGTLVPALAIDGDFGARSVEGLGETYKKIDINFRPRLEQTLSTATKQKLGTDLPAALDNITEYARRLRQQLSGAHWVKFFPGSISIADLASPFRQRVQAFEQALRVAGARMVIAATYRPPQRAYLMHYAARISRGEIAPQNVPSYAGVSVDWVHYTNAGSVQAARDMVNAYGIGTNPVALTSRHTQGYAIDWEITWQGTLNVKNAQGRIVSIGTPRTSYQNSVLWQVGATYGVIHLRYDPPHWSIDGG; encoded by the coding sequence ATGGCTTTTAATATTAATGTTCTAAAGTTAGAAACAATTAGAAAAGGATCGACTGGTCTTTATGTTACCGCTTGGCAACAATTTTTGCAGTCCAAAAGTTTTTCAATTGGTGCTGCCGATGGAGTGTTTGGAACTGTAACAGAGACAGCTACTCGCAATTATCAGGAGAGAAATAGTTTACCTGTAAATGGAGTGGTTGATACTACGACCTATCGCAAAGCTTTAGAACAGGGATATTTATTTTTTGTCCCTAATCGGACTGCTAATATGATTTTAAATTATCTCAATTTTGGGATAACAGAAATCAGGGATTTGCAGCGAAGTTTAAATGTTATCGGAACTTTGGTTCCCGCTTTAGCCATTGATGGTGATTTTGGGGCAAGGAGTGTAGAAGGATTAGGCGAAACTTACAAAAAAATTGATATTAACTTTCGTCCGAGATTAGAACAAACTCTTTCTACAGCGACTAAACAAAAGTTAGGTACAGATTTGCCAGCCGCTTTGGATAATATTACTGAATATGCAAGAAGATTAAGACAACAATTAAGTGGTGCTCATTGGGTAAAGTTTTTTCCCGGTAGTATTTCTATAGCTGATTTAGCTTCGCCTTTTCGTCAAAGAGTGCAGGCATTTGAACAAGCTCTTCGAGTAGCAGGTGCCAGAATGGTAATTGCTGCTACTTATCGACCTCCACAAAGAGCTTATTTAATGCACTATGCAGCGCGAATTTCTCGTGGAGAAATTGCCCCTCAAAATGTTCCATCTTATGCGGGTGTATCTGTTGATTGGGTGCATTATACGAATGCTGGTTCTGTGCAAGCGGCGCGAGATATGGTGAATGCTTATGGGATTGGGACTAATCCTGTGGCGTTAACTTCTCGCCATACTCAGGGTTATGCAATTGATTGGGAAATTACTTGGCAGGGTACGCTGAATGTCAAAAATGCTCAAGGTAGAATTGTGAGTATTGGCACGCCTCGGACTAGTTATCAAAATAGCGTTTTGTGGCAAGTGGGTGCGACTTATGGCGTGATTCATTTGCGATACGATCCCCCACATTGGTCGATCGATGGAGGTTGA
- a CDS encoding YihY/virulence factor BrkB family protein, which produces MLLTRFFQFFKYLHFTTAREVLKRAFSQRLPGLAAEMTYHLMLSLFPAIMAFLAAIALFDPLKTTFESLLVKLIKVVPDAVAFLIGGFVQEVLRTESQSLFSLSFLFWIWSASAGMSAGMYALDKMQRVPPEKIRPFWKARLVSILLTIGTMFLLISALTFVFITDFLVNLAASQDSWVQFDVLRFWKRLSLPVALGIAALTIAFIYRFGPSRWIAGTPILPGAILATLAWAFLSQGFKSYVSSYGNFNRVYGAVGGFIVLQLWIYLSCLVLLIGNELNIIVGEAMQRKKRINS; this is translated from the coding sequence ATGCTGTTAACTCGATTTTTTCAATTTTTTAAGTATCTTCATTTCACTACTGCACGAGAAGTATTAAAGCGTGCTTTCAGTCAGAGATTACCTGGATTAGCAGCAGAAATGACTTATCATTTGATGCTATCTTTGTTTCCGGCAATTATGGCTTTTCTAGCTGCGATCGCATTATTCGATCCCTTAAAAACGACTTTTGAAAGTTTGTTAGTTAAACTAATAAAAGTTGTACCTGATGCGGTGGCATTTCTCATCGGTGGGTTTGTGCAAGAAGTGTTGAGAACGGAAAGCCAATCGCTATTTTCTTTGAGCTTTTTATTTTGGATTTGGTCGGCTTCGGCGGGAATGAGTGCAGGAATGTATGCTTTAGATAAGATGCAGCGAGTTCCTCCCGAAAAAATCCGACCTTTTTGGAAAGCTAGATTAGTTTCTATCCTACTAACAATTGGCACTATGTTCCTACTAATTAGTGCTTTAACATTTGTATTTATTACTGATTTTTTGGTGAATCTTGCTGCTAGCCAAGATTCTTGGGTGCAATTTGATGTCTTAAGATTTTGGAAGCGATTAAGTTTACCTGTGGCTTTGGGAATTGCAGCTTTAACGATCGCTTTTATTTACCGTTTTGGCCCTAGTCGTTGGATTGCGGGAACTCCAATTTTACCAGGGGCAATTCTCGCTACATTAGCTTGGGCATTTCTGTCTCAAGGGTTTAAAAGTTATGTTTCTAGTTATGGAAATTTTAATCGAGTTTATGGTGCAGTGGGTGGTTTTATAGTGCTACAGTTGTGGATTTATCTCAGTTGTTTGGTGTTGCTAATTGGGAACGAGTTAAATATTATTGTTGGCGAAGCAATGCAAAGAAAAAAAAGAATAAATTCGTAA
- a CDS encoding peptidoglycan-binding domain-containing protein, with translation MLRVEPQNRPVLKQGIKGDWVVFLQDQLNGCGYGPLNLDGDFGSQTLVEVNKFQKNLGLKVDGIVGRITWTNLDKHKKIIGWIPEWPSSLTLRGIAGADSLQRVQATMIPEAQKLMGAFPRFWGRYFQGNLNFGEYLRAFENKPLRNAGIRLLPISRQTNRVDETQQIGEQLGALHARDVLNTFGESYLASIQVDGLYFFLDVEPTDPLSVGFYIGWSTAVIKSSTKVRFLPTVYLNAADSTTTKNLSAAMKAGAQCHGLWVANYGNNQALISPWDKAKAKVATPVPCKVLMRQYAGDIKNGLYDFNQMNPFLDNQELVLKRLILPPA, from the coding sequence ATGCTGAGAGTTGAACCACAAAACCGCCCCGTTCTGAAGCAAGGAATCAAAGGAGATTGGGTAGTATTTCTGCAAGACCAATTAAATGGATGTGGCTATGGCCCATTAAACTTAGATGGAGATTTTGGCTCTCAAACATTAGTAGAAGTTAACAAATTTCAAAAAAATCTCGGCCTTAAGGTAGATGGCATTGTTGGCAGAATTACTTGGACAAACCTTGATAAGCACAAAAAAATTATTGGCTGGATACCAGAATGGCCTAGTTCTCTAACCTTACGAGGAATCGCTGGTGCTGATAGTTTGCAAAGAGTCCAAGCAACAATGATTCCAGAAGCACAAAAATTGATGGGTGCTTTTCCCCGGTTTTGGGGAAGATATTTCCAAGGTAATCTTAATTTTGGAGAATACCTGCGGGCTTTTGAAAATAAACCTCTAAGAAATGCGGGAATTAGACTTTTACCCATCTCTCGCCAAACTAATAGAGTAGATGAAACTCAACAAATAGGAGAACAATTAGGTGCCCTTCATGCTAGAGATGTTTTAAACACTTTTGGCGAAAGTTATTTAGCTTCTATACAAGTAGACGGCTTGTATTTTTTCCTAGATGTTGAACCAACCGATCCTTTATCAGTTGGTTTTTATATCGGATGGTCAACCGCAGTAATTAAAAGTAGCACTAAGGTAAGATTTTTGCCTACTGTTTATCTCAATGCCGCAGATAGTACTACTACGAAAAATCTGAGTGCCGCAATGAAAGCTGGCGCACAATGTCATGGTTTATGGGTAGCTAATTACGGTAATAATCAAGCTCTAATTTCTCCTTGGGATAAAGCAAAAGCTAAAGTTGCTACCCCAGTTCCTTGTAAAGTACTTATGCGTCAATATGCTGGAGACATTAAAAATGGATTATATGATTTTAACCAAATGAATCCATTTTTAGATAATCAAGAATTAGTCCTCAAGAGATTGATTTTACCTCCTGCATAA